A window of Citrus sinensis cultivar Valencia sweet orange chromosome 7, DVS_A1.0, whole genome shotgun sequence contains these coding sequences:
- the LOC102608369 gene encoding beta-galactosidase 1 isoform X1, whose translation MGMNKQLGMCNVLFILLLGCSGLFAPVEVEGSVSYDSKAIAINGKRRILISGSIHYPRSSPEMWPDLIQKAKDGGLDVIQTYVFWNGHEPSPGKYYFEGNYDLVKFIKLVKQAGLYVNLRIGPYVCAEWNFGGFPVWLKYIPGINFRTNNGPFKAEMHKFTKKIVDMMKAERLFESQGGPIILSQIENEYGPMEYEIGAPGRSYTRWAAKMAVGLDTGVPWIMCKQDDAPDPLINTCNGFYCDYFSPNKAYKPKMWTEAWTGWYTEFGGPVPHRPVEDLAFSVAKFIQKGGSFINYYMYHGGTNFGRTAGGPFIATSYDYDAPLDEYGLLRQPKWGHLKDLHRAIKLCEPALVSGNPTVMPLGNYQEAHVFKSKSACAAFLANYNQRTFAKVAFGNQHYNLPPWSISILPDCKNTVYNTARVGHQSTQMKMTPVPIHGGFSWQAFNEVPSAYGDSSFTMSGLLEQINTTRDATDYLWYMTDVKIDPSEGFLRSGNYPVLTVMSAGHALHVFVNGQLAAGTAYGSLEFPKLTFTEGVNMRAGINKIALLSIAVGLPNVGPHFETWNAGVLGPVTLNGLNEGRRDLSWQKWTYKVGLEGEKLNLHSLSGGSSVEWAEGSLVAQRQPLTWYRTTFSAPAGNAPLALDMGSMGKGQVWVNGQSIGRHWPAYKASGSCGYCSYTGTYTEKKCLSNCGEASQRWYHVPRSWLKPTGNLLVVFEEWGGNPNGISLVRREIDSVCAYMYEWQPTLINWQLHASGKVNKPLRPKAHLMCGPGQKIKSIKFASFGTPEGVCGSYRQGSCHAFHSYDAFQRLCVGQNMCTVTVAPEMFGGDPCPSIMKQLAVEAICG comes from the exons ATGGGCATGAACAAGCAGCTTGGAATGTGTAATGTGCTGTTCATTCTCTTGCTGGGTTGTTCGGGGCTTTTTGCTCCTGTTGAAGTTGAGGGCTCTGTGTCTTATGACTCTAAGGCTATCGCCATTAATGGCAAAAGAAGAATCCTTATCTCTGGATCCATTCACTATCCCAGAAGCTCTCCTGAG ATGTGGCCAGATCTTATACAGAAAGCGAAAGATGGAGGCTTGGATGTGATACAGACATATGTATTTTGGAATGGCCATGAGCCTTCACCTGGAAAA tattattttgaGGGGAATTATGATCTGGTGAAGTTTATCAAGCTGGTTAAGCAAGCAGGCCTTTATGTTAATCTCAGGATTGGTCCTTACGTTTGTGCTGAGTGGAACTTTGG gGGTTTTCCTGTTTGGCTCAAGTACATTCCAGGTATCAATTTCAGAACAAATAATGGACCTTTTAAG GCTGAAATGCACAAATTTACTAAGAAGATTGTGGATATGATGAAAGCCGAGAGATTATTTGAGTCTCAAGGTGGTCCAATAATTCTATCACAG ATTGAGAATGAATATGGACCCATGGAGTATGAAATTGGTGCACCTGGCCGCTCGTACACCCGGTGGGCAGCTAAGATGGCTGTGGGTCTTGACACTGGTGTCCCGTGGATCATGTGCAAGCAAGATGACGCACCGGATCCTCTT ATAAACACCTGCAATGGTTTCTACTGCGATTACTTTTCCCCAAACAAGGCTTATAAACCCAAGATGTGGACAGAAGCCTGGACTGGCTG GTATACTGAATTTGGAGGTCCTGTTCCTCATCGGCCAGTTGAGGACTTGGCTTTCTCAGTTGCAAAGTTTATTCAAAAAGGGGGGTCATTCATTAACTATTACATG TATCACGGGGGAACAAATTTCGGCCGAACTGCTGGTGGTCCTTTCATTGCTACAAGctatgactatgatgcccctctAGATGAATATG GACTGTTGAGGCAACCAAAATGGGGCCATTTGAAAGATTTGCATAGAGCAATAAAGCTGTGTGAACCAGCTTTAGTATCAGGAAATCCCACTGTGATGCCACTTGGAAACTATCAGGAG GCTCATGTATTCAAATCAAAGTCTGCTTGTGCTGCATTCCTTGCAAACTACAATCAAAGAACCTTTGCAAAAGTGGCTTTTGGGAATCAGCATTACAATTTGCCTCCATGGTCTATCAGCATTCTGCCTGACTGCAAGAACACTGTCTACAACACTGCAAGG GTTGGTCACCAAAGCACACAGATGAAGATGACTCCTGTTCCTATTCATGGAGGATTCTCTTGGCAAGCATTCAATGAAGTGCCGTCTGCATACGGTGACAGTTCATTCACAATGTCTGGGTTGCTGGAGCAGATAAATACAACAAGAGATGCCACTGATTATTTGTGGTACATGACAGA TGTTAAGATTGACCCAAGTGAAGGATTTTTGAGGAGTGGAAATTATCCAGTCCTTACTGTCATGTCAGCTGGCCATGCTTTGCATGTTTTTGTCAACGGTCAACTAGCAG cAGGGACTGCCTATGGGAGTTTAGAATTCCCAAAACTGACCTTTACTGAAGGTGTTAATATGAGAGCTGGAATTAACAAAATTGCACTTCTGAGCATCGCTGTTGGTCTACCG AATGTTGGTCCCCATTTTGAGACATGGAACGCTGGTGTTCTCGGCCCAGTTACTCTGAATGGTCTCAATGAAGGGAGGAGAGACTTGTCATGGCAGAAATGGACTTACAAG GTTGGGCTTGAAGGAGAAAAGTTGAATCTTCATTCTCTCAGTGGCGGTTCCTCTGTTGAGTGGGCAGAAGGATCTTTAGTGGCCCAGAGGCAGCCATTGACTTGGTACAGA ACTACTTTCAGTGCTCCAGCTGGAAATGCTCCACTGGCTCTAGATATGGGCAGTATGGGCAAAGGCCAAGTATGGGTAAATGGACAGAGTATCGGACGTCACTGGCCTGCTTACAAGGCATCTGGTTCTTGCGGTTATTGTAGTTATACGGGAACATATACTGAGAAGAAATGCTTAAGCAACTGTGGAGAGGCCTCTCAAAGATG GTACCATGTTCCTAGGTCGTGGCTAAAACCAACAGGAAACTTGTTGGTTGTATTTGAAGAATGGGGTGGCAATCCTAATGGAATTTCTTTGGTTAGAAGAGAAATAGACAGTGTATGTGCTTATATGTATGAGTGGCAGCCAACCCTTATCAATTGGCAGCTGCATGCCTCTGGCAAAGTCAACAAACCCTTGAGGCCCAAAGCTCATTTGATGTGTGGCCCTGGgcagaaaattaaatcaattaagttTGCTAGCTTTGGAACACCAGAAGGTGTTTGTGGAAGCTACCGTCAGGGAAGCTGTCACGCTTTTCACTCTTATGATGCTTTCCAAAGG CTATGCGTTGGGCAGAACATGTGCACGGTAACTGTGGCACCTGAAATGTTTGGTGGAGATCCATGCCCCAGCATCATGAAGCAACTTGCTGTGGAGGCCATTTGCGGCTGA
- the LOC102607283 gene encoding glyoxylate/succinic semialdehyde reductase 2, chloroplastic isoform X1, with protein sequence MNDLYMEEVSLSKYKQTKQFAWKRELIYILLIEKASPVMTLLVKSSYSHRFLSSSTPAMSVCSSFCPQLPSYFRQKPINSLPTKPLFPLSFKVFSSQATGVSAEADELPGRIGFLGMGIMGTPMAQNLLKAGCDVTVWNRTKSKCDPLISLGAKYQPSPDEVAASCDVTFAMLADPESAMDVACGKHGAASGMGPGKGYVDVSTVDGDTSKLINGHIKATGASFLEAPVSGSKKPAEDGQLIFLAAGDKSLYNTVAPLLDIMGKSRFYLGDVGNGAAMKLVVNMIMGSMMATFSEGLLLSEKVGLDPNVLVEVVSQGAISAPMYSLKGPSMIESLYPTAFPLKHQQKDLRLALGLAESVSQSTPIAAAANELYKVAKSHGLSDEDFSAVIEALKAKK encoded by the exons ATGAACGATCTGTACATGGAAGAAGTTTCTTTATCCAAATATAAGCAGACAAAACAATTTGCATGGAAACGCGAGCTTATATACATACTGTTAATTGAAAAGGCCTCTCCAGTGATGACTTTGTTGGTTAAGAGCAGTTACTCTCACCGTTTCTTATCATCATCAACGCCTGCCATGTCAGTGTGCTCAAGCTTCTGCCCTCAGCTTCCCAGCTATTTCAGACAAAAACCCATCAATTCTTTACCCACGAAACCTTTGTTTCCTCTGTCGTTTAAGGTTTTCTCTTCTCAGGCAACCGGTGTTTCTGCTGAAG CAGATGAGTTGCCGGGTCGGATTGGATTTCTAGGTATGGGAATTATGGGTACTCCAATGGCACAAAATCTCTTAAAAGCTGG ATGTGATGTGACAGTTTGGAATCGGACCAAAAGCAAATGTGATCCTCTCATCAGCTTAGGTGCAAA ATATCAACCCTCTCCGGATGAAGTAGCTGCATCTTGTGATGTCACATTTGCCATGCTTGCTGATCCTGAAAGTGCA ATGGATGTTGCATGTGGGAAGCATGGAGCTGCAAGTGGAATGGGTCCTGGAAAAGG GTATGTGGATGTTTCAACAGTTGATGGGGACACTTCTAAATTGATTAATGGGCATATCAAAGCCACTGGGGCATCATTTTTGGAG GCTCCAGTTTCTGGTTCTAAAAAACCGGCAGAAGATGgacaattaatatttcttgCTGCAG GTGACAAGTCTCTCTACAATACAGTTGCTCCACTCTTAGACATCATGGGGAAG TCAAGGTTTTACCTTGGTGATGTTGGAAACGGTGCTGCTATGAAACTAGTTGTCAACATGATCATGGGAAG TATGATGGCAACTTTTTCTGAAGGGTTGCTTCTTAGCGAGAAAGTAGGACTTGACCCAAATGTGCTAGTTGAG GTGGTCTCACAAGGTGCTATCAGTGCCCCAATGTACTCACTCAAAGGGCCATCAATGATTGAATCACTTTATCCTACAGCATTTCCCTTGAAGCATCAGCAGaag GACCTGAGGCTTGCTTTAGGATTAGCAGAATCTGTTTCTCAGTCTACTCCAATTGCAGCAGCTGCAAATGAACTTTATAAAGTGGCAAAATCTCATGGCCTTAGTGATGAGGATTTTTCTGCAGTTATCGAAGCATTGAAAGCTAAAAAGTGA
- the LOC102606986 gene encoding transmembrane 9 superfamily member 7, with the protein MNKPKKLCTKTMKILVFTLLFISSAHSFYLPGVAPRDFQRHDPLNVKVNKLSSTKTQLPYDYYFLKYCKPAKIVNSAENLGEVLRGDRIENSVYEFEMREDLSCKVACRVKVDAESAKNFKEKIDDEYRVNLILDNLPVAVLRQRRDGSQSTTYEHGFRVGFKGNYQGSKEEKYFINNHLSFRVMYHKDRETDSARIVGFEVTPNSINHEYKEWSEKNPQVTTCNKDTKNLVQGTAIPQEVDKDKEIVFTYDVTFKESDIKWASRWDTYLLMNDDQIHWFSIINSLMIVLFLSGMVAMIMMRTLYRDIANYNQLETQEEAQEETGWKLVHGDVFRAPTNAGLLCVYVGTGVQIFGMTLVTMIFALLGFLSPSNRGGLMTAMVLLWVFMGLFAGYASARLYKMFKGTEWKRNTLKTAFMFPGILFAVFFVLNALIWGEQSSGAVPFGTMFALVFLWFGISVPLVFVGSYLGFKKPAIEDPVKTNKIPRQIPEQAWYMTPVFSILIGGILPFGAVFIELFFILTSIWLNQFYYIFGFLFIVFVILLITCAEITIVLCYFQLCSEDYHWWWRSYLTAGSSALYLFLYSIFYFFTKLEITKLVSGILYFGYMVIVSYAFFVLTGTIGFYACFWFVRKIYSSVKID; encoded by the exons ATGAACAAACCTAAGAAACTCTGcacaaaaacaatgaaaatactTGTCTTCACTCTCCTTTTCATCTCCTCCGCCCACTCTTTCTACCTTCCCGGCGTTGCTCCTCGTGATTTTCAAAGA CACGATCCACTAAATGTCAAAGTGAACAAACTATCATCTACAAAGACTCAACTGCCATATGACTACTACTTCTTGAAGTACTGTAAGCCTGCAAAGATTGTGAACAGTGCAGAAAATTTGGGGGAGGTTCTTCGTGGTGACAGAATTGAAAATTCTGTGTATGAA TTCGAAATGAGGGAGGATCTGTCATGTAAAGTAGCCTGTCGAGTAAAAGTTGATGCTGAATctgcaaaaaattttaaagaaaaaattgatgatgaaTACCGAGTTAATTT GATTCTTGACAACCTTCCAGTTGCTGTTCTCAGACAAAGAAGAGATGGAAGTCAGTCTACGACATATGAACATGGTTTTCGTGTTGGATTCAAAGGAAATTATCAAGGG AGCAAAGAAGAGAAATACTTTATCAATAACCACTTGAGCTTCAGAGTCATGTACCACAAGGATCGTGAGACTGATTCTGCACGAATTGTGGGGTTTGAGGTTACTCCAAACAG TATCAATCATGAATACAAGGAGTGGTCTGAAAAGAACCCTCAGGTGACTACATGCAACAAAGACACCAAAAATTTAGTTCAGGGTACTGCTATTCCACAAGAAGTTGACAAAGATAAGGAGATTGTGTTTACGTATGATGTTACCTTCAAG GAAAGTGATATAAAATGGGCTTCTCGTTGGGATACATACCTACTCATGAATGATGATCAGATCCACTGGTTCTCCATCATAAACTCACTGATGATTGTCTTATTCCTTTCTGGCATGGTGGCCATGATCATGATGAGAACTCTATACAGAGATATTGCGAATTATAATCAGTTGGAAACCCAAGAAGAGGCTCAGGAAGAGACAGGATGGAAACTTGTTCACGGAGATGTCTTCAGGGCACCAACCAATGCTGGTTTGCTGTGTGTTTATGTTGGTACAGGGGTTCAGATTTTTGGGATGACACTGGTAACAATGATATTTGCATTGCTGGGTTTCCTATCTCCATCCAACCGAGGGGGGCTTATGACTGCTATGGTTCTTCTGTGGGTTTTCATGGGCTTATTTGCTGGTTACGCCTCAGCTCGTTTGTATAAGATGTTCAAAGGCACAGAGTGGAAGAGAAATACCTTAAAAACTGCATTTATGTTTCCAGGAATACTTTTTGCAGTCTTCTTTGTGCTAAATGCCTTAATTTGGGGAGAACAATCGTCTGGGGCGGTACCGTTTGGGACAATGTTTGCTCTTGTTTTCCTATGGTTTGGCATTTCAGTGCCCTTGGTCTTTGTGGGTAGTTACTTGGGCTTCAAAAAGCCAGCCATTGAAGATCCCGTTAAGACAAACAAAATTCCTAGGCAGATACCAGAGCAGGCATGGTACATGACACCAGTATTCTCCATACTCATTGGAGGCATTCTTCCATTTGGGGCTGTCTTCATCGAGCTCTTCTTCATCTTGACATCTATATGGCTGAACCAGTTCTATTACATCTTTGGCTTCCTTTTTATCGTGTTTGTTATACTACTAATCACTTGCGCAGAGATAACAATAGTGCTCTGCTACTTTCAGTTGTGTAGTGAGGACTACCATTGGTGGTGGAGATCTTACCTGACTGCTGGCTCCTCTGCTCTGTACCTTTTTCTCTACTCAATTTTCTACTTCTTCACCAAGTTGGAAATTACAAAGCTGGTTTCGGGCATCCTTTACTTTGGGTACATGGTAATTGTTTCGTATGCTTTCTTTGTCTTGACGGGGACAATTGGCTTTTACGCATGCTTCTGGTTTGTACGCAAGATCTATTCCTCCGTGAAAATTGACTAA
- the LOC102608369 gene encoding beta-galactosidase 1 isoform X2: MGMNKQLGMCNVLFILLLGCSGLFAPVEVEGSVSYDSKAIAINGKRRILISGSIHYPRSSPEMWPDLIQKAKDGGLDVIQTYVFWNGHEPSPGKYYFEGNYDLVKFIKLVKQAGLYVNLRIGPYVCAEWNFGGFPVWLKYIPGINFRTNNGPFKAEMHKFTKKIVDMMKAERLFESQGGPIILSQIENEYGPMEYEIGAPGRSYTRWAAKMAVGLDTGVPWIMCKQDDAPDPLINTCNGFYCDYFSPNKAYKPKMWTEAWTGWYTEFGGPVPHRPVEDLAFSVAKFIQKGGSFINYYMYHGGTNFGRTAGGPFIATSYDYDAPLDEYGLLRQPKWGHLKDLHRAIKLCEPALVSGNPTVMPLGNYQEAHVFKSKSACAAFLANYNQRTFAKVAFGNQHYNLPPWSISILPDCKNTVYNTARVGHQSTQMKMTPVPIHGGFSWQAFNEVPSAYGDSSFTMSGLLEQINTTRDATDYLWYMTDVKIDPSEGFLRSGNYPVLTVMSAGHALHVFVNGQLAGTAYGSLEFPKLTFTEGVNMRAGINKIALLSIAVGLPNVGPHFETWNAGVLGPVTLNGLNEGRRDLSWQKWTYKVGLEGEKLNLHSLSGGSSVEWAEGSLVAQRQPLTWYRTTFSAPAGNAPLALDMGSMGKGQVWVNGQSIGRHWPAYKASGSCGYCSYTGTYTEKKCLSNCGEASQRWYHVPRSWLKPTGNLLVVFEEWGGNPNGISLVRREIDSVCAYMYEWQPTLINWQLHASGKVNKPLRPKAHLMCGPGQKIKSIKFASFGTPEGVCGSYRQGSCHAFHSYDAFQRLCVGQNMCTVTVAPEMFGGDPCPSIMKQLAVEAICG; this comes from the exons ATGGGCATGAACAAGCAGCTTGGAATGTGTAATGTGCTGTTCATTCTCTTGCTGGGTTGTTCGGGGCTTTTTGCTCCTGTTGAAGTTGAGGGCTCTGTGTCTTATGACTCTAAGGCTATCGCCATTAATGGCAAAAGAAGAATCCTTATCTCTGGATCCATTCACTATCCCAGAAGCTCTCCTGAG ATGTGGCCAGATCTTATACAGAAAGCGAAAGATGGAGGCTTGGATGTGATACAGACATATGTATTTTGGAATGGCCATGAGCCTTCACCTGGAAAA tattattttgaGGGGAATTATGATCTGGTGAAGTTTATCAAGCTGGTTAAGCAAGCAGGCCTTTATGTTAATCTCAGGATTGGTCCTTACGTTTGTGCTGAGTGGAACTTTGG gGGTTTTCCTGTTTGGCTCAAGTACATTCCAGGTATCAATTTCAGAACAAATAATGGACCTTTTAAG GCTGAAATGCACAAATTTACTAAGAAGATTGTGGATATGATGAAAGCCGAGAGATTATTTGAGTCTCAAGGTGGTCCAATAATTCTATCACAG ATTGAGAATGAATATGGACCCATGGAGTATGAAATTGGTGCACCTGGCCGCTCGTACACCCGGTGGGCAGCTAAGATGGCTGTGGGTCTTGACACTGGTGTCCCGTGGATCATGTGCAAGCAAGATGACGCACCGGATCCTCTT ATAAACACCTGCAATGGTTTCTACTGCGATTACTTTTCCCCAAACAAGGCTTATAAACCCAAGATGTGGACAGAAGCCTGGACTGGCTG GTATACTGAATTTGGAGGTCCTGTTCCTCATCGGCCAGTTGAGGACTTGGCTTTCTCAGTTGCAAAGTTTATTCAAAAAGGGGGGTCATTCATTAACTATTACATG TATCACGGGGGAACAAATTTCGGCCGAACTGCTGGTGGTCCTTTCATTGCTACAAGctatgactatgatgcccctctAGATGAATATG GACTGTTGAGGCAACCAAAATGGGGCCATTTGAAAGATTTGCATAGAGCAATAAAGCTGTGTGAACCAGCTTTAGTATCAGGAAATCCCACTGTGATGCCACTTGGAAACTATCAGGAG GCTCATGTATTCAAATCAAAGTCTGCTTGTGCTGCATTCCTTGCAAACTACAATCAAAGAACCTTTGCAAAAGTGGCTTTTGGGAATCAGCATTACAATTTGCCTCCATGGTCTATCAGCATTCTGCCTGACTGCAAGAACACTGTCTACAACACTGCAAGG GTTGGTCACCAAAGCACACAGATGAAGATGACTCCTGTTCCTATTCATGGAGGATTCTCTTGGCAAGCATTCAATGAAGTGCCGTCTGCATACGGTGACAGTTCATTCACAATGTCTGGGTTGCTGGAGCAGATAAATACAACAAGAGATGCCACTGATTATTTGTGGTACATGACAGA TGTTAAGATTGACCCAAGTGAAGGATTTTTGAGGAGTGGAAATTATCCAGTCCTTACTGTCATGTCAGCTGGCCATGCTTTGCATGTTTTTGTCAACGGTCAACTAGCAG GGACTGCCTATGGGAGTTTAGAATTCCCAAAACTGACCTTTACTGAAGGTGTTAATATGAGAGCTGGAATTAACAAAATTGCACTTCTGAGCATCGCTGTTGGTCTACCG AATGTTGGTCCCCATTTTGAGACATGGAACGCTGGTGTTCTCGGCCCAGTTACTCTGAATGGTCTCAATGAAGGGAGGAGAGACTTGTCATGGCAGAAATGGACTTACAAG GTTGGGCTTGAAGGAGAAAAGTTGAATCTTCATTCTCTCAGTGGCGGTTCCTCTGTTGAGTGGGCAGAAGGATCTTTAGTGGCCCAGAGGCAGCCATTGACTTGGTACAGA ACTACTTTCAGTGCTCCAGCTGGAAATGCTCCACTGGCTCTAGATATGGGCAGTATGGGCAAAGGCCAAGTATGGGTAAATGGACAGAGTATCGGACGTCACTGGCCTGCTTACAAGGCATCTGGTTCTTGCGGTTATTGTAGTTATACGGGAACATATACTGAGAAGAAATGCTTAAGCAACTGTGGAGAGGCCTCTCAAAGATG GTACCATGTTCCTAGGTCGTGGCTAAAACCAACAGGAAACTTGTTGGTTGTATTTGAAGAATGGGGTGGCAATCCTAATGGAATTTCTTTGGTTAGAAGAGAAATAGACAGTGTATGTGCTTATATGTATGAGTGGCAGCCAACCCTTATCAATTGGCAGCTGCATGCCTCTGGCAAAGTCAACAAACCCTTGAGGCCCAAAGCTCATTTGATGTGTGGCCCTGGgcagaaaattaaatcaattaagttTGCTAGCTTTGGAACACCAGAAGGTGTTTGTGGAAGCTACCGTCAGGGAAGCTGTCACGCTTTTCACTCTTATGATGCTTTCCAAAGG CTATGCGTTGGGCAGAACATGTGCACGGTAACTGTGGCACCTGAAATGTTTGGTGGAGATCCATGCCCCAGCATCATGAAGCAACTTGCTGTGGAGGCCATTTGCGGCTGA
- the LOC102607772 gene encoding uncharacterized protein LOC102607772 — translation MDENNLMLFMLLVISFFFLTIFFTVTLFLTYKKIKRLQELENYANVLKGSLSANSNTTHTNTNTNNDNNNNNNNDNTLHQNQNAHADPTHLPQTLLLEILPSKSAKWDRLLSANAPQDPNSNGSGRHEPPMKPEEEQTGSGQERGAAESGSVPAGEVGSRQETVDGCATGRVLVVLEEEEEEEEEKRVRKKKKKGKKKRAQLNGQEVVLGEENGGGRENSGMPELGCLCPLTSMGSATQRKIKELYHQLVQSCESNELTLAQVGEFTKCLAQAREELEDKSETIKRKFSIKKALLSKADRSSIDRLRQQIYNLEKQQRRLEEDVYVYNWLQDQLRLSPACKKMFEVCADMELKTKSSKPLENTETDEFADISFEELLAQEKKDSFWQKNWKSRMCTR, via the exons atggacgAGAACAATCTCATGTTGTTTATGCTTTTGGTTAtatccttcttcttcttgacAATTTTCTTCACCGTCACTCTGTTTTTGACCTACAAGAAGATTAAGCGTTTGCAGGAGTTGGAGAATTATGCCAACGTGTTGAAGGGTTCTTTGTCGGCTAATTCTAACACTACTCACACTAATACTAATACCAATAAcgataacaacaacaacaacaataatgataatactCTCCATCAAAATCAGAATGCTCATGCCGACCCGACCCATTTGCCCCAAACCCTTTTGCTCGAGATCCTGCCCTCTAAATCCGCCAAATGGGACCGTTTGCTGAGTGCGAACGCCCCTCAGGATCCGAATTCAAACGGGTCGGGTCGTCATGAGCCTCCCATGAAACCAGAGGAAGAGCAAACCGGTTCGGGTCAAGAGAGGGGGGCGGCTGAATCCGGTTCGGTGCCGGCGGGCGAGGTCGGGTCGCGTCAGGAGACTGTTGACGGATGTGCGACGGGTCGGGTGCTGGTGGTGctggaggaggaggaggaggaggaggaggagaagagagtgaggaagaagaagaagaaagggaaGAAGAAGAGGGCGCAGTTGAACGGCCAGGAGGTtgttttgggagaagaaaatgGAGGCGGAAGAGAGAATTCGGGGATGCCGGAGCTGGGTTGTTTGTGCCCGCTAACATCAATGGGTAGCGCCACACAGAGGAAGATTAAGGAACTCTATCATCAACTTGTGCAGAGCTGTGAAAGCAATGAGTTGACACTTGCCCAg GTTGGAGAATTTACCAAGTGCTTGGCTCAGGCCAGAGAAGAGCTAGAGGACAA GTCCGAGACCATCAAGCGTAAGTTTAGCATAAAAAAGGCGTTGCTGAGCAAGGCCGACAGATCTTCTATTGACCGCCTTCGACAACAG ATATACAATCTAGAGAAGCAACAGAGGAGATTAGAGGAGGATGTATATGTTTATAATTGGCTCCAAGACCAGCTTCGACTTTCACCAGCTTGCAAGAAG ATGTTCGAAGTTTGTGCTGACATGGAGCTGAAGACCAAGTCTAGCAAGCCACTGGAAAACACTGAAACAGATGAATTTGCTGACATATCCTTTGAGGAACTATTAGCACAGGAAAAGAAGGATTCATTTTG GCAGAAAAATTGGAAATCAAGAATGTGCACAAGATGA
- the LOC102607283 gene encoding glyoxylate/succinic semialdehyde reductase 2, chloroplastic isoform X2, translated as MNDLYMEEVSLSKYKQTKQFAWKRELIYILLIEKASPVMTLLVKSSYSHRFLSSSTPAMSVCSSFCPQLPSYFRQKPINSLPTKPLFPLSFKVFSSQATGVSAEDELPGRIGFLGMGIMGTPMAQNLLKAGCDVTVWNRTKSKCDPLISLGAKYQPSPDEVAASCDVTFAMLADPESAMDVACGKHGAASGMGPGKGYVDVSTVDGDTSKLINGHIKATGASFLEAPVSGSKKPAEDGQLIFLAAGDKSLYNTVAPLLDIMGKSRFYLGDVGNGAAMKLVVNMIMGSMMATFSEGLLLSEKVGLDPNVLVEVVSQGAISAPMYSLKGPSMIESLYPTAFPLKHQQKDLRLALGLAESVSQSTPIAAAANELYKVAKSHGLSDEDFSAVIEALKAKK; from the exons ATGAACGATCTGTACATGGAAGAAGTTTCTTTATCCAAATATAAGCAGACAAAACAATTTGCATGGAAACGCGAGCTTATATACATACTGTTAATTGAAAAGGCCTCTCCAGTGATGACTTTGTTGGTTAAGAGCAGTTACTCTCACCGTTTCTTATCATCATCAACGCCTGCCATGTCAGTGTGCTCAAGCTTCTGCCCTCAGCTTCCCAGCTATTTCAGACAAAAACCCATCAATTCTTTACCCACGAAACCTTTGTTTCCTCTGTCGTTTAAGGTTTTCTCTTCTCAGGCAACCGGTGTTTCTGCTGAAG ATGAGTTGCCGGGTCGGATTGGATTTCTAGGTATGGGAATTATGGGTACTCCAATGGCACAAAATCTCTTAAAAGCTGG ATGTGATGTGACAGTTTGGAATCGGACCAAAAGCAAATGTGATCCTCTCATCAGCTTAGGTGCAAA ATATCAACCCTCTCCGGATGAAGTAGCTGCATCTTGTGATGTCACATTTGCCATGCTTGCTGATCCTGAAAGTGCA ATGGATGTTGCATGTGGGAAGCATGGAGCTGCAAGTGGAATGGGTCCTGGAAAAGG GTATGTGGATGTTTCAACAGTTGATGGGGACACTTCTAAATTGATTAATGGGCATATCAAAGCCACTGGGGCATCATTTTTGGAG GCTCCAGTTTCTGGTTCTAAAAAACCGGCAGAAGATGgacaattaatatttcttgCTGCAG GTGACAAGTCTCTCTACAATACAGTTGCTCCACTCTTAGACATCATGGGGAAG TCAAGGTTTTACCTTGGTGATGTTGGAAACGGTGCTGCTATGAAACTAGTTGTCAACATGATCATGGGAAG TATGATGGCAACTTTTTCTGAAGGGTTGCTTCTTAGCGAGAAAGTAGGACTTGACCCAAATGTGCTAGTTGAG GTGGTCTCACAAGGTGCTATCAGTGCCCCAATGTACTCACTCAAAGGGCCATCAATGATTGAATCACTTTATCCTACAGCATTTCCCTTGAAGCATCAGCAGaag GACCTGAGGCTTGCTTTAGGATTAGCAGAATCTGTTTCTCAGTCTACTCCAATTGCAGCAGCTGCAAATGAACTTTATAAAGTGGCAAAATCTCATGGCCTTAGTGATGAGGATTTTTCTGCAGTTATCGAAGCATTGAAAGCTAAAAAGTGA